gataaagcaaatattggATCCTTATTTATAAATAGGGAAGACGTTCAGAGAGATTAAACAAATGGGCAATTCACTTCCCTGGCAGCGGTTTCTTTCCCAGTAAAATGAGGCAACGacaaaatatttatcattctGGACTTGCTCAGATTTAGGCAGCAATTTGGAAGCAAAGTCAGTTTCATAACTCAGATGTGTCTCCACTAGAACATTATGAGAAACAAAGTCCGGCGCTCTCTAGGCAACCGGGAGGTCTTGCGCAGTAACTAGATCTGCTCAAGGGCAAGAGAGGAACGAGTACGTGCAGCTGCGGAACGGACTTTGCGGGCAGTAGGGACGTGTTTTTGGAGCGAACCTGGTAAAGGAAGTGTGCTACGCCATCAAGGGCCCCCAGTCCCGGCTGCCACGGGGACGGTGCAGGGTCATCAGCTGTTGAGCCGCCTCGGGCGGGCCCAAGCCTTTGGGTCTCAGGTGGCCGGCACAGGCGGCCGCGGGATCCGGATCTGCTTGTTCCGGCAGTGGAAGAGACGGGCCGGCGTTGGCCGCTGCTGCTAGCAGCTTGAACCCCAGGGTCCGGACCGATGGCGGCTTGGGCTGCTGCCAGCCTAAGCAGGGCCGCTGCCCGATGCTTGCTGGCACGAGGCACCAGGGTCGGGGCGGCTCCTCCGCGCGACCTCCGGCCCTCCCACCCCGAGCCCCGGGGCTTTGGTGCCGCTCCGGGCCGGACGCTGCACCTCACCGCGGCTGTCGTCGCCGGGCACAACAAGTGGTCCAAAGTCAGGCACATCAAGGGTCCGAAGGACGTCGAAAGGAGTCGCATCTTCTCCAAACTCTGTTTGAACATCCGCCTGGCAGTGAAAGGTGAGACCCTGACGGTCACCCACCACTGGCTGCCGCTGCCCTCTCAGTGCCCACAGCCTCGCTTTCCTCTCGGAGTTGGGCCCACCTAGATCTCCGGCCCTTCACTTTGTTTTCCTTCCCCAGTACCCACCACTGCCCACCTCATACATCCTCAAAACACCTACCTACGTTGGAGGTTCTAACTCACCTTTCCAGACGCTGAGCATCTGGCCAGTTCGTCAGAGAGGGAGCTAGCTGCTCTTGAGAAGATAAGCCGGTAAGGTAGAAGTGACTTCATCCTAGTCTAGCTGGGTACTTAATAGAAACAAGCCCTAAGAGTCAGGGCAGATGTGTGTCTCTCCTGAAGAGACAAATCACCCCTCTGAAGTCGCCTCAAGTACCTTATTGTTTGTGGCAGGGGCACTGAGTAAAGCTATTACTTAAGTGCTTAGGCCTTAGTTTGCTTCATTAATGTTTCCCCAAGACGTATTTCCTTGGAAGGTAGATTTGCAGCCATGTCTTTTCTCCCTTAGGTCGCCACACTGAAaaggctttttttctgtttagggCCAGACATCTGTAGGAGTAAAGGAAAAGTCCTGTAGAAAGCATGGACTttggactgggcgcagtggctcagcctgtaatcccaggccagaggcgggcagatcacttgaggtcaggagttcaagactagcctggccaacatggggaaaccctgtgtctactaaaaataccaaaaaaaaaaaaaaaaaaaagtagccaggcatggtggtgcatgcctgtaatgctggctactcgggaggctgaagcaggagaatcgcttgaacccaggagttggaggctgcagtaagtgagattgctccactgcattccatccagcctaggtgacagagcaagactccatctcaaaaaaaaaaaaaaaaaaaaaagagagaaactatggactttggagtCAGGAAGACTGGTTTCTGTCACTGACTAACTTATGACCTTGAACAAGTAGCTTAACTTGAGTTTCTGTGAAACAAGGATAATACCCACCTTGAGGTAGTTTATGGTTTATGGCACATCATAGGCATTCAGTTAATGTTAATTTACCCCCTCAGCTCATGCCTGGTAtttgtttgcttccttttcttcaaaattcttgatattaagttcaagcaacatttatttatttatttatttatttatttatttatttatttattttgagacagagtctcactctgtcacccagggtagagtgcagtggcgtgatctcggcccactgcaacctccacctcccaggctcaagtgattctcctgctttagcctccggagtagctgggactacaggtgtgcaccaccatgcctggctaaatttttttttgtatttttagtagagacagggtttcaccatgttggccaggctgatctcgaactcctgacctcaaatgatccacccacctcggcctcccaaagtgctgggattgcaggcatcagccactgcgccccactGAAGTTCAACCAACTTGTGTTTATTTTGTGCCAGGCCTGCCACTAGTACTACAAAGATGATGAGATACAGCCCCTACCCTCAGATTACAATGTCATGTGAACATTTCAATAATTATGCACAaagtgctgggcgcggtggctcacacctgtcatctcaacactttggaaggctgaggctggcggatcacgaggtcaggagatcgagaccatcctggctaacacggtgaaaccccgtctctactaaaaatacaaaaaaattagccaggtgtggtggggggcgcctgtagtctcagctactcaggaggctgaggcaggagaatggcgtgaacctggaaggcagagcttgcagtgagccgagattacaccactgcactccagcctgggcaacagaggaagactctgcctcaaaaacaataataaaataaaataaaaataattattatgcacaaAGTAGTAGAGTAAGAGCAGTAATGAGTCCAGAATGTGTTGTTACCATCTATAACCCTTCTTCATCTGACCTAAAGTAGAGATCGCTGAAACCTAGCAGACTGAAAACCATCCCTAAAGACAATGAATtagaaagttctggccaggcacggtgcctcatgcctgtaatcccagcactttggaaggccaaggcgagtggatcacttgaggtcaggagttcgagaccaacctggccaatgtggtgaaacctcatctctactaaaaatacaaaaattagctgggcgtggtggcaggcacctgtaatcccagctactcaggaggctgaggcaggagaatcccttgaacccgggagtgggaggttgcagtgagccaagatgagccaagatcatgccactgcactccagcatggatgacagagtgagactatgtctcaaaaaaaaaaaaaggctcttttCTGGCCAGActtggtggcccacacctgtaatcctagcactttgggaggccgagtcaggcagatcacttgagctcaggagtttgagaccagcctgggcgacatggtgaaaacctgaatctacaaaaaatacaaaaaaaattacctgggtgtgctggtgcatggTGCACaccggtggtcccagctacttgggaggctgaggcaggaggatcgcttgaaccctggaggttgaggctacagtgagctaaaatcatgccactgcactccagcctgggtgacaaagtgagactttgtctcaaaaaaaaaaaaaaaagaaagtacttttCCAAAATActtaggcgcagtggctcacacttgtaatcccagcacttttggaggccaaggtgggtggatcacctgaggtcaggagtttgagaccagcctggccaacatggcgaaacctggtctctactaaaaatacaaaaattagccgggtgtggtggcatgcacctgtaatcccagctactcaggaggctgaggcaggagaatcacttgaacccgggaggtggatgttgcagtgagccaagatcgtgccactgcactccagccagcaacagagtgagactccatctcaaaaaacaaacaaaaaaaacccgaAAATACTTCTCTGTATCCCATTGAAACACTGGTTAAGGTATTCTAAGGTAACTGAGAGCTAAATGGTGATTTGCCACTCCTTTGGCTTGGTGGGGCTGGAAATCCCTTTTTTTCTCCCATGTTGTAATGAGATGTCTttgctcactctttttttttttctttaaatctcagAAGGAGGCCCCAACCCTGAGCACAACAGCAACCTGGCCAATGTCTTAGAGGTGTGTCGCAGCAAACATATGCCCAAGTCAACCATTGAGGCAGCGCTGAAAATGGAGGTGTGTAGTTTGACATGCTTTTTATTGATCACAGCCTCTACCGGGCTCATGTCTGGATGGCCACCAAACACACCGTAAATTATCAGagagggccaagtgcagtggctcatgactataatcccagcactttgggaggctaaggtgggtggatcacttgaggccaggagtttggagaccagcctggccagcatggcgaaactccatctctactaaaaatacaaaaattagctgggcgtggtggcacatgcttgtgagctggtactggggaggctgaggtggaggatcgcttgaacccaggaagcggaggctgcggtgagccaagattgcaccactgcactccagcctgggcgacagagcgagactctgtctcaaaaaaaaaaaaaaaaatcagagagaagGGTAGCAATGTAGTTGATGCCCTCAGCCTAGAGGCTTCTGAGAGCTCACTGTCCTTGGTCATTGGTTCTAGGAGCACAACTGGGAGTAGGATGCATAGGCAGCATGCAGGGCCATACAGCCAAGACCAGGACTGCTCAGCCAAGTTGTAGGGAGATGAGGTATTATAGAAAGAAGGGGCAGTGTGGGAGAAAGCCCTTATGTTAGGTGGAGGAagtgtttgtttttcagatattTATGCCCTAAAGGAGAAAAGCCAGTAGAAAGGGAGAGGATGGGGTGATAGAGATGGTGGGAGGGGCAGGTATATAGAGTCCACATAAGGGTACACCTTTCTCTGGGGTAGGTAGGGAGGCTCTGAGGAAGTAATAGTTATCTTAATAGCTCAAAATTATTGAGTGCTTCCTGCAGGCTAAGCATGGATAAAAACTCTATGTGTGTTATCTCATCGAATCCTCAAAACTGTAagtagaaactgaggcacaggaatgtTAGGTGGCTTGACTCAGGTCACACAGAAAATGACAGACTTGAAACCAGATAGTCAGACTTTAGAGCCTGTGCTCTAACCGTTATGCTTATTGCCTTCATGTAGGCCGTGGTGCAGAGAAGGTGGTGGAGACAGCAATTATTTTACCTACCTAGTGGCCCTTTTTTCCTTTgtgaaagaggaagggagaagtTATGAGTTGAGAATTCCTGGAAAGTTGCAGGGCAGGGTGCTTGGAGTGGGGAATATTGAATACTTGGACAAGGGATGAGTAGGGGCATGGACGGTCCAGAAGAGATTAGTCCCTAGAGCTCTGGATTAATTGTTTGAATTTTGAGACCATGCTGTTTTCAGCAGCTCTTACAAcaaggcccaggtgtgtgatttTTCACAGCAGTACTCAGCAGCCCAGGGTAGGGGCCTTGAGACTTGACCGGTGGGTTTCTTACAGGATGGGGGTGTAGGAGGATGAGTCTGAGTGGGATTGGGTGGGGATTCGATGTGGCATTTAGTTAGGGATGGTAGGAAGCAAAGCTGAGAGATGGCTGATGGATTGTTCAGGGACCGGAGAAACAGACTCCTTCCAAGTTAGGGGTAATACTTCCTGTTACCTAAAAAGTTGGTTAGAGGGTGGGGACAAAAATAAAGATTGAGAGCTCAGGCTCCAGCGTAGAGAGCCCATCCCATGGAGTTAGTTTTGCGATACTTGTGGTTCTGGGCTGACATGTGGGAAGGAACTGGGAAACAGGAAAATGTGCTTGTGTTGTTTATTGCAGAAATCCAAGGACACTTATTTGCTGTATGAGGGTCGAGGCCCTGGTGGCTCTTCTCTGCTTATCGAGGCATTATCTAACAGTAGCCACAAGTGTCAATCAGACATTAGACATATCCTGAATAAGAACGGGTAAGTGTGCATCTCAGGGGAGTGGTAGGGGACAGAGACTTTATGTTCCAATTCTCTGCAAGGCAAGTACTGTTGATCTCTGCTAGTGtttcagggttttgttttttgagacggagtctcactcttgtcgcccaggctggagtgcaatggcatgctctcggctcactgcaacctccgccttctgggttcaagtgattctcctgcctcagcctcctgagtagctgggattaaagataCCCacagccatgcccagctaatttttgtatttttagtagagatgacagggtttcaccatgttggccaggctggtcttgaactcctgatctcaggtgatccacctgcctcagcctcccaaagtgctgggagccaccatgcctggccatgtttcAGGTTTTAAGCACACTTGCTCCTTAGCAGAATCCAGTGAGTTCATTGACTTTCCCTTAATGTAGTCTCTACTAGCAGGATCCCAAAGACTTTCTCATCGGATGTAGAAGGGGATCTTTGTCCTATTATTCCCATCTATAGCCATATAATGCCCAAGTCTTAAAATGTTCCACCAGGACTGGCATCTTAATGGCACAGGAAATTATGAGCAAAGTCTGCTTCCTCCAAACTGCAATCAGGGCAGAAAATCGAGTGTGGGGACATTCTTGGGCTGTTCCCTTACCGAGCAGCAGCTGCATTTTCTCCTTGAGGATGCGATCTGCTCCATGTCTGTGTGTACTTCATAGACTGGGTGAGAAAGAGACAGCGACAGAATGATGAGCTTTATGGAGGCTGAGTGTCTAGAGGCATCCACTCATGCCAGCCTGTTTCCTTCCCTGTCAGAGGAGTGATGGCTGTAGGAGCTCGTCACTCTTTTGACAAAAAGGGGGTGATTGTGGTTGAAGTGGAGGACAGAGAGAAGAAGGCTGTGAACCTAGAGCGTGCCCTGGAGCTGGCAATCGAAGCAGGAGCTGAGGATGTCAAGGAAactgaagatgaagaagaaaggaatatttttaaagtaagcatGAAAACATGGGTGTTTGGTGGGCTTCCGAGAGGACCCTGATAGATGCCTTACGCATGCCTCTTGGTTTCTTCCTTAATGTGCCCTAGGGTACAGGTGAGACAGTTCACATattgtacaaatatttattaagtgaataCTGAATAGGACCGACTCTAGTGAGGACTATGAGAAAGAGTCAAAACATTGAAAACGATGTCCCTGCCAGTGAAGAGCTCAAACCCAGTGATCCATTCCAGTACTGACATTCAGGACTTTGCAAGGTCCTGTGTGGCTTTGTCTCATTATCTCCTGGCTCCTCACCTCCTGACTTTCCTTTATCCCTAGTTTATTTGTGATGCCTCTTCACTGCACCAAGTGAGGAAGAAGCTGGACTCCTTGGGCCTGTGTTCTGTGTCCTGTGCACTAGAGTTCATCCCCAACTCAAAGGTGCAGCTGGCTGAGCCCGACCTGGAACAGGCTGCACATCTCATTCAGGCTCTCGGCAACCACGAGGATGTGATTCACGTCTATGATAACATTGAATAACCAGGCTACATGTGCCCCCGGGTTCCTTCCTAGAAATGTGGCAGCCCATTCCAGCACACAGGCTTCTGCAGCAATCTCTGAGGGTAAAGCTGGTGGGAGGCTCAGCAGGCCAGGAGGCCCAAGGCCAGGACTTGTGACCTTGAAGCTAAAGGAATCTCACTTGTGGGGCCTCCTTGTCAGCTCTGCTGGTGTCTCAGAGCCATCTGGATGAGTGTCCCGACACCCTCTTGGATGCAGAGCTGCACCACCCAGCTGGTTAGACTCTGATGTTGGGTAGCTGGCCTCTGTGGGGATTGTAAGTGCCCTGAGGCGCTATGTACTAGAAACTGCCCTTAATAATAACAGTGATTATTGGTTGCTGCATTGCTGTTGTATGGCTCTTGAGTCTTCCTGAGTTTGTGTCCAGCTGTTGGGATCCTCTGGACTAACTTTCAAGTCCCTAGGCTTAGCTCTACTACTCCAGTCCCAGGATTATTTTTTTGATTGGCTATAGAAATGTAGTTGTATCCAGGCACTCTGTGGTCTAATGCTGGTCTTACAGCCTAAACctgtcattcattcatgcaacTAATATTTCTGGAACACTAGCTATATACCAAGAACTGTACTTATCTAGAGTATAAGCTATTCAACTGGTGTCCTGTGTTAGATCCTGCTCTAGAAGGTAGGACCTGAACACAGGACTGCTCTTTACTGGAGCTGCCCCAGGGCAGTGTGAGCTGCTGTGCAAGCATCTGTTGCTCTCTTTGTGTGACTTCTGTGCCCTTCTTTCACCAAACAGCTTAAGGTTCTAGCCCAGTAGGAAATCACGTGCCAATGATAAGGGActtggcagtggctcacacctataatcccatctactcgagaggctgaggtgggaggatcacttgagcccaggagtttgaggctacagtgagctatgattgcaccgttgcattccagcctgggcgacagagtgagaactcttttttttttttttttttttttttgaggcagagtctcactctgttgcccaggctggagagcagtggcacaatctcggctcactgcagccttgacctcctggactcaagcagtccttccacctcagccccccaagtagctagaactacaggtacatgccaccatgcccagctaacttatatatatttttgtagagatggggtttcactatgtgtcCAGGTTGAtgtcgagctcctgagctcaagtgatctgcacactcggcctcccaaagtgctgggattacaggcatgagccaccacacctggctgagtctgtctcttttttttttgaggcagagtcttgctctgtggcccaggctggagtgcagtagcatgatcttggctcactgcagcctccacttcccaggttcaagcgattctcctgcttcagcctcccaagtagctgggattacaagcaggcaccaccatgcccagataatttttttgtggggggggaggggagaaaattaaaccttatttatttttaaaaccaaaccaCCAGGAAAATATAACACAGCCTGGAAGCAGCAAATGGACAGGCTATATTATCATTTCAAGTAATAAGGTGGTGAAAATACAATGAGGTTGCTATCAAAACAGTAAGGTGCCATGCCAGGGCAGGAACACTGCAAATTGTGAAAGCCCCAGGCAAAAATGGTTTTTGGTAATGGGGTCTGCCTCTTCTTTGCTCTAAGGGAGTCAGCTCATCCTAACTCAAGTTGCttactttttttcccttgaatttCCTGTTGCCGGGGTTTGTCTCACTTGTGCTTTGTTAATTCAGGGGGCTAAGGAGGCAATGCTAGGTTTAGGCTTTCATTCCATCCATTCTATAAAAACCAGGTTTTCCAAATCCAGTACTTCATAACTCTGTTATAATCAAGTAGCCAACTGCTCCTCTTTTACTGTTCATTTCTAGATACTAGTATATCTCAAAACCCCCTTCTCTTCACGGGGAAAGTGTTACTGCAAGATTGTCCTGTCACTTTGCTACACACAGCCTCAGGGCCCATCAGCCAGTAATTATGCTTCCCATAATTAGTATGTCATCACCTCTCATGTTTTTGCATGGTCTCCAGGCTGAAAGATGCAGCatgtaataattttaagaaatgtatatctgttgggcgcggtggctcacgcctgtaatcccagcactttgggaggccgaggcaggtggatcacgaggtcaggagatcgagaccacggtggaaccccgtctctactaaaaatacaaaaaattagccgggtgcagtggcgggcgcctgtagtcccagctgcaccggaggctgaggcaggagaatggcgtgaacccgggaggcggagcttgcagtgagccgagattgtgccactgcactccagcctgggcgacagagcgagactccgtctcaaaaaaaaaaagaaacgtacATCTACATCTTGATGACCAGAAATGGGGATCCACAAGGAACCTTTCAAAGTTGTTATCCAAACTAGTCTCCCTCTCAATTCCACATCTTACAATCAATTTGTATCACCttgtataaattacataaaaccaagaaaataaacacccagtaaattttttttttttttttgagacggagtctcgctctgtcgcccaggctggagtgcagtggcgcaatctcggctcactgcaagctccgcctcccgggttcacgccattctcctgtctcagcctctccgagtagctgggactacaggcgcccgccaccacgcctggctaattttttttttttttgtatttttagtagagagggggtttcaccatggtctcgatctcctgacctcgtgatccgtccgcctcggcctcccaaagtgctgggattacaagcgtgagccaccgtgcccggcctccaatAAACTTTTTTGCCCTTCTAAGTGGGTGACCTCATGGATTTTGTTTCACAGCTTACAGAAAATGGTGTGGTGACACTTCTGGTAAACAGGATGCtggcaacaaagagaaaatatctctctCCTCAAACTCCACCAACTCTAACCTGCCAGCCTGTTGGTACCTGTGTAGTAAGAAGAGTCTAGTGCCTTGGAGGGCTCTGGCTTGTTACAGGGGAGATCCTTACTGGCAGGACAAGCACTGGCCACAGGATATATAAGCTCTAAAACTATCCTGTAATATCTCTGACCTAATTTAGCaccacttttttccatttcattttttaggACAAACATAAAAGAACCAGTGTCCAGAGGCAAGTGACATATGTCTTACACCTGTGGCcatccttcatttcttcattaaCTTTGCTTAAAAGACTAAAATTCCCAATtccttataaaaaatatattcttgccCTCAGCCCCAATGGCCACTGGCAAAGACTGTTATTTCCCAATGGATAAGAGAGCCTCCTTCATCTTCTTGGTCATAGTTGGGATGAGGTGCATGTGGTCATCCACACACTTGGTCACACAACCATCCAGCTGCTGCTTCACCTGAAGCTCCTTACTCCCAGCATCTATTGAATCTTTGGCTTTGTCGTTGCAATGCATGGCACACCGGGCCAGGTGGTCCTGGAACTTCTCCAATTCACTGGTGACCAAAGCCTGGGCTTGAGCCAGAGGCACATGGCAGTGCTTTGATGCACTGGTGCACCTACTGCATGGAGGCCTGGCTGTCCTCACAACAGCTGATGCTGCACCAGAACATGAGACCCTGCATCTTCCAGATGTTCTCTCTCTCCAGACTCTTCACCATGGAGTCCACCACCTCCTGCACCCATAGCTGCTGCAGCTCCACCATGGCGTCCCCATATCGCCCTGCACCCTGCCaccccggctaacttttgtatctttagtagagac
The sequence above is drawn from the Symphalangus syndactylus isolate Jambi chromosome 20, NHGRI_mSymSyn1-v2.1_pri, whole genome shotgun sequence genome and encodes:
- the TACO1 gene encoding translational activator of cytochrome c oxidase 1; this encodes MAAWAAASLSRAAARCLLARGTRVGAAPPRDLRPSHPEPRGFGAAPGRTLHLTAAVVAGHNKWSKVRHIKGPKDVERSRIFSKLCLNIRLAVKEGGPNPEHNSNLANVLEVCRSKHMPKSTIEAALKMEKSKDTYLLYEGRGPGGSSLLIEALSNSSHKCQSDIRHILNKNGGVMAVGARHSFDKKGVIVVEVEDREKKAVNLERALELAIEAGAEDVKETEDEEERNIFKFICDASSLHQVRKKLDSLGLCSVSCALEFIPNSKVQLAEPDLEQAAHLIQALGNHEDVIHVYDNIE